In Candidatus Bipolaricaulota bacterium, one genomic interval encodes:
- a CDS encoding iron-sulfur cluster assembly scaffold protein: protein MYTEKVIEHFRHPHNQGKLPDYSAVGKVGNIVCGDVMWLYIKVDVDEQGREVISDISWETFGCTAAIATSSMVSDLAKGKTIEEAIAITNKDVADELGGLPPVKLHCSALAADALNEAIYNYLTAAGREIPAALERRHAHIADEMERLERRYAAFLESQEEAHKGG from the coding sequence TCAGGGGAAGCTCCCTGATTATTCAGCCGTGGGGAAAGTGGGGAACATCGTGTGCGGCGATGTGATGTGGCTGTACATCAAGGTGGACGTGGATGAGCAGGGGCGCGAGGTGATATCCGATATCTCCTGGGAGACGTTTGGATGCACTGCGGCGATCGCTACCTCGTCGATGGTGTCAGACCTTGCCAAGGGGAAGACGATCGAAGAGGCGATCGCGATAACAAACAAAGACGTCGCCGATGAGCTCGGTGGCCTCCCCCCAGTGAAGCTCCACTGCTCCGCCCTTGCCGCTGACGCGCTGAACGAGGCGATATACAATTATCTCACCGCTGCCGGGCGCGAGATTCCAGCGGCGTTGGAACGCCGCCACGCGCACATCGCCGATGAGATGGAGCGGTTGGAGCGTCGGTACGCTGCGTTCCTGGAATCCCAGGAAGAGGCGCACAAAGGAGGTTAG
- a CDS encoding Rrf2 family transcriptional regulator, producing MHLTKKSSYGLIATIELASNGGNEPISARSIAEKYGLPVPFVEKIMGELRAARIVTSRKGRRGGYTLAVRPEDISVRQILEALGESLDLVRCVRPDEATCQLLTVCPGKDIWGAIDERFKELLNSLSLADLSC from the coding sequence GTGCACCTGACGAAGAAATCGAGTTACGGGTTGATCGCGACGATCGAGCTCGCCTCCAACGGGGGGAATGAGCCGATCTCAGCTCGGTCGATCGCGGAGAAGTACGGCCTCCCTGTCCCATTCGTCGAGAAGATCATGGGGGAGCTGCGCGCGGCGCGGATCGTCACGTCGCGCAAGGGGCGGCGCGGGGGGTACACCCTTGCTGTCCGGCCTGAGGATATATCAGTACGGCAGATCCTCGAGGCCCTCGGGGAGTCGCTCGACCTCGTCCGCTGTGTCCGTCCCGACGAGGCAACCTGCCAGCTCCTCACCGTCTGTCCCGGAAAGGACATCTGGGGAGCGATCGACGAGCGATTTAAGGAGCTACTCAACTCCCTCTCCCTCGCCGACCTGTCCTGTTAG